From the genome of Cedecea lapagei, one region includes:
- the sctL gene encoding type III secretion system stator protein SctL encodes MWIGRKVALEDDSYVVEGVLLPQAVLQEQQQARSLVEQATLKSEALLAEARQQAERLILEAEQEAERLVVLRTEEAEGEFWQRADSLFNEWQAERDAQSAEVVSQAQRLINAAFEQLFGGLSEQQKLTALLTQLQVAGARATEVTLYYSPQHEAALASWLAAHPRLGWTCCADEALAAETLLLQTAQGEFSISWASLQQHLLRLTH; translated from the coding sequence ATGTGGATTGGCCGTAAAGTTGCCTTAGAGGATGACTCATACGTTGTTGAAGGGGTTCTGCTACCTCAGGCCGTTTTGCAGGAGCAGCAGCAGGCGCGAAGCCTGGTGGAGCAGGCCACCCTGAAAAGTGAGGCCCTGCTGGCTGAAGCCCGGCAGCAGGCTGAGCGTTTGATCCTTGAGGCAGAACAAGAGGCTGAGCGGCTGGTTGTCCTGCGCACTGAAGAGGCCGAAGGTGAGTTCTGGCAGCGGGCAGATTCCCTGTTTAACGAGTGGCAGGCGGAGCGGGATGCGCAGAGTGCGGAAGTTGTCAGCCAGGCACAGCGCCTGATCAATGCGGCATTTGAGCAGCTGTTTGGCGGCCTGAGCGAGCAGCAAAAGCTGACGGCGCTGCTGACCCAGCTTCAGGTGGCGGGCGCCCGCGCCACGGAGGTGACCCTCTATTATTCCCCACAGCATGAAGCGGCGCTGGCAAGCTGGCTGGCCGCGCATCCGCGGCTCGGCTGGACATGCTGCGCCGACGAGGCGCTGGCGGCGGAAACGCTATTGCTGCAAACCGCACAGGGCGAATTCAGCATCAGCTGGGCTTCGCTTCAGCAGCACTTGCTGCGCCTGACTCATTAA
- a CDS encoding type III secretion protein HrpD, producing the protein MVDWETSPVTGWLRWWQQGFWQQADGSWFTLPWFQLDEARRQSLMRKSPQALSAMLALENCLPESPDARLLALASLDSAQREALFALVAEVCQRGSRAGQIAEPQRIWCERLTRGLRPGVWLPPTLSFSGESDYAVLYLLRPLFTPAAWQRLRFSFPRSAVELCEASFPDDPTPPLNRLQALWDGAIWQIQQRQASAMNDFSREQ; encoded by the coding sequence GTGGTTGACTGGGAAACCTCGCCGGTAACGGGCTGGCTGCGCTGGTGGCAGCAGGGATTCTGGCAGCAGGCCGACGGCAGCTGGTTCACGCTTCCCTGGTTTCAGCTGGATGAGGCGCGCCGCCAGAGCCTGATGCGCAAGTCACCGCAGGCTTTGTCGGCCATGCTGGCGCTTGAAAATTGTCTGCCGGAAAGCCCGGATGCCAGGCTGCTGGCGCTAGCTTCCCTTGACTCTGCCCAACGAGAAGCGCTGTTTGCGCTGGTGGCGGAGGTTTGCCAGAGAGGCAGTCGGGCAGGGCAGATTGCTGAGCCGCAGCGCATCTGGTGCGAGCGGCTAACGCGTGGCTTACGCCCCGGCGTCTGGCTGCCGCCAACCCTCAGTTTTAGCGGGGAGTCTGACTACGCTGTGCTTTATCTGCTTCGCCCGCTTTTCACGCCCGCGGCCTGGCAGCGGCTGCGTTTTAGTTTTCCCCGGTCGGCTGTCGAGCTATGCGAAGCGTCGTTTCCGGACGATCCCACGCCGCCGCTGAACCGGCTGCAGGCGCTGTGGGATGGCGCGATCTGGCAGATTCAACAGCGGCAGGCGAGCGCAATGAATGATTTTTCTCGGGAGCAATAA
- the sctJ gene encoding type III secretion system inner membrane ring lipoprotein SctJ — MQRRWRKILQPWLLVLLLAGCDSQVILNTGLSENDANDIISELSKYKIEADKQIDKTGVTVLVGQDNIERSVRILNANGLPHKARTNLGEVFQKNGIISSPLEERARYIYALSQELESTLSQIDGVVVARVNVVLPERVAPGEPVQPASASVFIKYTQEMDPDSIEPRIRRLVAASIPGLSGKNDGALSVVFVPASVYHDRVELVTLGPFQLTLSQYATVRTLLFSLVGLLLLLGGIFTLVPKLKAMKRGKNSGSTELAVVPSERR; from the coding sequence ATGCAACGACGCTGGCGAAAAATCCTGCAGCCCTGGCTGCTGGTCCTGCTGCTGGCAGGCTGTGACTCGCAGGTCATTCTGAACACCGGCCTGAGTGAAAATGATGCCAATGACATCATTTCTGAGCTGTCGAAATACAAGATTGAGGCCGACAAACAGATCGATAAAACCGGGGTGACCGTGCTGGTCGGCCAGGACAACATAGAACGTTCCGTTCGCATTCTTAACGCCAATGGTTTGCCGCATAAAGCGCGGACCAACCTGGGCGAGGTTTTCCAGAAAAACGGCATTATTTCCAGCCCGCTGGAAGAGCGGGCCCGCTATATCTATGCGCTCTCTCAGGAGCTGGAATCAACGCTTTCGCAAATTGACGGCGTTGTGGTGGCGAGGGTTAACGTCGTTCTGCCTGAACGCGTAGCGCCCGGTGAGCCGGTGCAGCCTGCGTCTGCTTCTGTCTTTATCAAATATACCCAGGAGATGGATCCCGACAGCATTGAGCCGAGGATCCGCCGGCTGGTTGCGGCGAGTATTCCAGGTCTTTCGGGAAAAAATGACGGCGCGCTGTCCGTGGTGTTTGTGCCCGCGTCGGTCTATCACGACCGCGTTGAGCTGGTGACGCTGGGGCCTTTTCAGCTGACGCTCTCACAATATGCCACCGTGAGAACGCTGTTATTCTCGCTGGTCGGCCTGCTGTTACTGCTGGGCGGTATCTTTACGCTGGTGCCGAAACTAAAGGCGATGAAACGCGGCAAAAACAGCGGCTCCACTGAACTGGCCGTTGTGCCTTCAGAGCGGCGGTAA
- a CDS encoding EscI/YscI/HrpB family type III secretion system inner rod protein yields the protein MPEPESLGLSSTQVALPSGSNVANQSDAAFFSAALEQPDAVSAMGGIGGKPAAMFEKASGMFKQMEGDQKQMNNVLRKAARSTDPLVLNQVDDQLSNYYLESMMNAKIVSKSISGLDKLTNLQ from the coding sequence ATGCCTGAACCCGAATCTCTGGGCCTTTCATCTACCCAGGTTGCATTACCTTCTGGCAGCAATGTGGCAAACCAAAGCGACGCCGCTTTCTTTTCCGCTGCGCTTGAGCAGCCTGACGCCGTTTCCGCGATGGGCGGTATTGGCGGCAAACCTGCCGCGATGTTTGAGAAGGCTTCCGGCATGTTCAAACAGATGGAAGGCGACCAGAAACAGATGAACAACGTGCTGCGTAAAGCCGCGCGCTCTACCGATCCGCTGGTGCTCAACCAGGTGGATGACCAGCTCTCTAACTATTATCTGGAGAGCATGATGAACGCCAAGATCGTCTCGAAAAGCATCTCGGGGCTCGATAAACTGACCAACCTGCAGTAA